In one Candidatus Ozemobacteraceae bacterium genomic region, the following are encoded:
- a CDS encoding molybdenum cofactor biosynthesis protein B, giving the protein MSHHDHEAEAPKSLSLGVLTLSDTRGVAEDRSGALLKDLLSGAGHHIDAYAVIREDPGLIEATLIEWLSKPLDAIVTNGGTGLTSRDGTIEVARRLMQKELEGFGELFRFLSFQQIGPAGMLSRSTAGLASGKILVCLPGSTKAVRLAAVRLLIPELPHMVREARR; this is encoded by the coding sequence ATGTCGCATCATGACCACGAGGCGGAAGCGCCGAAATCCCTTTCTCTGGGCGTTCTGACGCTGTCGGACACGAGAGGGGTGGCGGAAGACCGGTCCGGAGCGTTGCTGAAGGACCTATTGTCGGGCGCCGGCCATCACATCGATGCGTACGCGGTCATCCGCGAAGATCCCGGGCTTATCGAGGCGACGCTGATCGAGTGGCTCTCAAAGCCTCTCGACGCGATCGTCACGAACGGCGGGACCGGCCTCACCTCGCGCGACGGGACGATCGAGGTCGCCCGCCGCCTGATGCAGAAGGAACTCGAAGGATTCGGCGAACTCTTCCGTTTTCTTTCCTTCCAGCAGATCGGCCCCGCAGGAATGCTCAGCCGCTCGACCGCCGGACTGGCTTCGGGGAAGATCCTCGTCTGCCTTCCCGGCTCGACCAAGGCCGTCAGGCTGGCGGCGGTCAGGCTTCTCATCCCGGAGCTGCCCCACATGGTCAGAGAAGCTCGGCGTTGA
- a CDS encoding cyclic nucleotide-binding domain-containing protein — protein MSHISLLNSIALFEGLEESDLKKISEVVKERSFPKGTVLFKEGDIGDAFYLIKEGVVEILKKENGEDKVVNTIKASDKNNFFGEMALIEGAPRSATIRTSDICTLLVISKTDFDMLLRLNSFISLRIMTALSRRLRSTAGEKPVEEKHAKIISLFSPKSGAGKSVLAANLASGLTKVAGEKVLVVDLELQFGDMAFMLGLNQKRTIADLVDNPTDNIDVLKDYFVQHPVGFSVLAAPVKPEQSEMINSSHLRSLLDLVRKHFDWIILDLHSFFQDLTINAMDISDYIFMVMLPNANHIKNMHICLKVMDNLKYPPDKIKLIVNREGSAGAIPTTEVGNVLKHKVDFTIHDDGGAVSRLIDNRKTIYESDDASVYRTDLLKLMEAISGKKLTDAGSGGLLGKLKGLFGS, from the coding sequence GTGAGTCATATCAGTCTGCTGAACTCGATAGCTCTATTCGAAGGACTGGAAGAATCGGATCTCAAGAAGATTTCCGAGGTCGTGAAGGAACGCTCGTTTCCGAAGGGAACGGTGCTTTTCAAGGAAGGTGACATCGGAGACGCGTTCTACCTGATCAAGGAGGGCGTCGTCGAGATCCTGAAGAAGGAAAACGGCGAAGACAAGGTCGTCAACACGATCAAGGCCAGCGACAAGAACAATTTCTTTGGGGAAATGGCCCTGATCGAAGGCGCCCCCCGCTCGGCCACCATCCGCACCAGCGACATCTGCACGCTTCTCGTCATCTCGAAGACCGACTTCGACATGCTGCTGCGGCTGAACTCGTTCATCTCCCTGCGCATTATGACGGCGCTGTCGCGTCGTCTTCGCAGCACCGCCGGGGAAAAACCCGTCGAGGAGAAGCACGCCAAGATCATCTCCCTGTTCAGCCCGAAGAGCGGAGCCGGAAAGAGCGTGCTGGCGGCGAACCTGGCGTCGGGCCTCACGAAGGTCGCCGGCGAGAAAGTCCTCGTCGTCGATCTCGAACTCCAGTTCGGCGACATGGCCTTCATGCTCGGGCTCAACCAGAAACGCACCATCGCAGACCTCGTCGACAACCCGACCGACAACATCGACGTGCTGAAGGACTATTTCGTGCAGCATCCCGTGGGCTTCTCGGTCTTGGCGGCTCCGGTCAAGCCCGAGCAGTCGGAAATGATCAACTCGAGCCACCTGCGATCCCTTCTTGATCTCGTGCGCAAACATTTCGACTGGATCATCCTGGATCTCCACTCCTTCTTCCAGGACCTGACGATCAACGCCATGGATATTTCAGATTATATTTTCATGGTGATGCTTCCGAACGCCAATCACATCAAGAACATGCACATTTGCCTGAAGGTCATGGACAACCTGAAGTATCCGCCGGACAAGATCAAGCTCATCGTCAACCGCGAGGGCAGCGCCGGCGCCATCCCGACAACCGAAGTCGGAAACGTCCTCAAGCACAAGGTCGATTTCACCATTCACGACGACGGCGGTGCGGTCAGTCGTCTGATCGACAACCGCAAGACGATCTACGAATCCGACGACGCCTCGGTGTACCGGACCGACCTGCTGAAGCTGATGGAAGCGATCTCCGGCAAGAAATTGACGGACGCGGGGTCCGGCGGCCTCCTTGGGAAACTGAAGGGACTGTTCGGTTCCTGA
- a CDS encoding spore germination protein GerW family protein, giving the protein MSIDSLIKTVLSELQVAINSKTVVGEPITVQNWTVIPVTKVSFGFGAGGGEGKKESNAFGGGSGGGATIEPMAFIAVNPTEVKLISLKGKDTVWEKLLNVETAEKIYNRLMGIGDTAGTAPKTQEKPAADAASKPAAETPKTP; this is encoded by the coding sequence ATGAGTATCGATTCACTCATCAAGACGGTGCTGTCGGAGCTGCAGGTCGCGATCAACTCGAAGACGGTCGTCGGCGAGCCGATCACGGTGCAGAACTGGACGGTCATTCCCGTCACCAAGGTCTCCTTCGGGTTCGGCGCGGGCGGCGGCGAGGGCAAGAAAGAGTCGAACGCGTTCGGCGGCGGCTCGGGCGGCGGCGCGACCATCGAGCCGATGGCCTTCATCGCGGTGAATCCCACCGAGGTGAAACTCATTTCCCTCAAGGGCAAGGACACCGTCTGGGAAAAGCTGCTCAACGTCGAAACCGCCGAGAAAATCTACAACCGCCTGATGGGCATCGGCGATACCGCCGGCACAGCCCCGAAGACGCAGGAAAAACCGGCGGCGGACGCGGCATCGAAGCCGGCGGCCGAAACGCCGAAGACACCATGA
- a CDS encoding YegS/Rv2252/BmrU family lipid kinase: protein MSLRNVVLIANPGARGRDQAGLRAAVDLLSAHVPTELVWTERPGHATELARRHGSDPDTLVAVCGGDGTLFEAIAEFPSAGVIGLLPAGTANVVAKELGIPLNLREAAKLLLTGTVQRLDTGRMNGRRFLMSAGFGFDAHVAGHVPARSKRLLGQYAFHLETALRYPFYRPPTLRVRVDGAEWRTGAYLLCANLRRYGGNLFFAPAARPDDGVIDLVLFESLSLRPLLKGLWGAKTGRGPPPDAACRATGRRIEIECPEPVGVQLDGEVLPAVTRAVVEAGRADLAMVVP from the coding sequence ATGAGTCTCCGCAACGTCGTCCTGATAGCCAATCCCGGCGCCCGGGGACGGGATCAGGCTGGATTGCGGGCGGCCGTCGACCTTCTTTCGGCGCATGTTCCCACCGAACTCGTCTGGACCGAACGGCCCGGCCACGCGACCGAACTCGCCCGCCGTCACGGAAGCGATCCCGACACGCTCGTCGCCGTCTGCGGCGGCGACGGCACGCTGTTCGAAGCGATCGCCGAGTTTCCCTCCGCGGGGGTGATCGGCCTTCTGCCGGCAGGCACGGCAAACGTCGTCGCCAAGGAGCTCGGCATCCCTCTCAACCTGCGGGAAGCCGCCAAACTCCTCCTGACCGGCACGGTTCAGCGGCTCGACACCGGGCGCATGAACGGCAGACGTTTTCTCATGTCGGCCGGCTTCGGGTTCGACGCCCACGTCGCCGGCCACGTTCCGGCGCGGTCGAAGCGCCTGCTCGGCCAGTACGCGTTTCACCTCGAAACGGCCCTGCGGTATCCGTTTTACCGGCCTCCGACCCTCCGCGTGCGGGTCGACGGCGCGGAGTGGCGCACCGGGGCATACCTTCTCTGCGCGAATCTCCGCCGGTACGGCGGCAACCTGTTTTTCGCGCCGGCGGCCCGCCCCGACGACGGCGTGATCGACCTCGTCCTGTTCGAGAGCCTCTCGCTGAGACCTCTGTTGAAGGGCCTCTGGGGCGCCAAAACGGGCCGCGGCCCGCCGCCGGATGCTGCCTGCCGGGCGACGGGCCGCCGAATCGAGATAGAATGCCCCGAACCGGTCGGCGTCCAGCTCGACGGCGAGGTCCTGCCGGCCGTGACGCGGGCGGTGGTCGAAGCCGGCCGCGCGGATCTCGCGATGGTGGTTCCGTGA